In Pleurocapsa sp. PCC 7319, the following are encoded in one genomic region:
- a CDS encoding SDR family NAD(P)-dependent oxidoreductase, translated as MKLNLQEKRALITGSNVGIGQAIAKTLAEEGVAVVIHGLKEDKVTHVTEKIRQNGGKAFGIKSDRLDFNLMAHYGHNNDNLQQ; from the coding sequence ATGAAACTAAATTTACAAGAAAAAAGAGCCTTAATAACAGGTAGTAATGTTGGGATTGGTCAAGCGATCGCCAAAACTTTAGCTGAAGAAGGTGTGGCCGTTGTAATACATGGTCTTAAAGAGGATAAAGTTACTCATGTCACCGAAAAAATTAGACAAAATGGTGGTAAAGCTTTTGGGATAAAAAGCGATCGCCTTGACTTCAACTTGATGGCACATTACGGACACAATAACGATAATCTTCAACAATAA
- a CDS encoding type II toxin-antitoxin system HicB family antitoxin, translated as MKSRYSIVIQWSNEDECYIVSLPEFGKYARTHGDTYEEAVKNAQEVLELLIEDNNNLPQPNIYESEAIAN; from the coding sequence ATGAAATCACGCTACAGCATTGTAATTCAATGGAGTAATGAAGATGAATGTTACATTGTTTCTTTACCAGAATTTGGCAAGTATGCTCGAACTCATGGCGATACTTATGAAGAAGCAGTAAAAAATGCTCAAGAGGTTTTGGAGTTATTAATAGAAGATAATAATAATCTCCCGCAACCAAATATTTATGAGAGCGAGGCTATTGCCAATTGA
- a CDS encoding type II toxin-antitoxin system HicA family toxin, protein MPKKIRELKAMLLKADCICEQGKGSHTKWSHPLLSYKITISGKDGNDAKRYQEKDVKDFLKDIKEAQK, encoded by the coding sequence TTGCCCAAGAAAATTAGAGAACTAAAAGCTATGCTATTAAAAGCAGATTGTATTTGCGAACAGGGGAAAGGAAGCCACACTAAATGGAGTCATCCTTTGTTAAGTTACAAGATAACTATATCTGGTAAAGATGGAAACGATGCTAAACGCTATCAAGAGAAAGATGTAAAAGATTTTCTTAAAGATATCAAGGAGGCTCAAAAATGA
- a CDS encoding metalloregulator ArsR/SmtB family transcription factor yields MSVSKTKADDLCQVRCFNTELVAQIRETFPSEDTLEEMTVIFNALADRSRVKILYALRNGDELCVCDIAAMLNVKIATASHHLRKMRDLKLLKYRNDGKLAYYSLKDRRVTDILSYALRELV; encoded by the coding sequence ATATCCGTGAGTAAAACCAAAGCAGACGATCTTTGTCAGGTAAGATGTTTTAACACCGAGTTAGTTGCTCAAATTAGAGAAACTTTTCCTTCAGAAGATACTTTAGAAGAAATGACGGTTATCTTTAATGCTTTAGCAGACCGCTCGCGGGTTAAGATACTTTATGCCCTCAGAAACGGCGATGAACTTTGTGTCTGCGATATTGCAGCCATGTTAAATGTCAAAATCGCTACCGCTTCCCATCATCTGCGGAAAATGCGCGATCTGAAATTACTTAAATACCGTAATGACGGTAAATTAGCTTATTATTCGCTAAAAGATCGGCGCGTTACTGATATTCTTAGCTATGCTTTACGGGAGTTAGTTTAG
- a CDS encoding cation transporter — translation MAEHCCQHKAKELEKLQQRQSKVLWIILVINAVMFVVEFSGGIKAASLSLTGDSLDMLGDALVYGCSLYVIQKGKKAQARSAILKGSIMFITAIAVFARATYQLFAQTVPTVGLMSEIGILALAANLICFLLLIRHRNDNINMSSVWLCSRNDIIANTSVLLTAGLVFLTGSFLPDFILGLLLTVVFAQSAGKVLTQARAELN, via the coding sequence ATGGCAGAACATTGTTGTCAACACAAAGCCAAGGAATTAGAAAAGCTACAACAACGCCAGAGCAAAGTATTATGGATTATTTTGGTAATCAATGCAGTAATGTTTGTGGTGGAGTTTAGCGGAGGAATCAAGGCAGCCTCTCTATCTCTGACTGGTGACTCCTTAGATATGCTAGGGGATGCTTTAGTTTATGGCTGTAGCCTTTATGTTATTCAAAAAGGTAAAAAAGCCCAGGCGCGATCGGCAATACTCAAAGGCAGTATTATGTTTATTACGGCGATCGCTGTATTTGCCAGAGCTACTTATCAATTATTCGCTCAAACCGTTCCTACAGTTGGTTTAATGAGCGAGATTGGTATTTTAGCTCTAGCAGCTAACCTAATCTGCTTTTTACTGTTGATTCGTCACCGTAATGACAATATCAATATGTCTTCAGTTTGGCTGTGTTCCCGTAACGACATTATTGCCAATACTTCAGTGTTGCTAACTGCTGGATTGGTATTTCTAACTGGTTCGTTTTTGCCAGATTTCATTTTAGGGCTATTACTCACCGTCGTTTTTGCCCAATCTGCGGGAAAAGTTCTAACTCAGGCAAGAGCCGAATTAAATTGA
- a CDS encoding DJ-1/PfpI family protein, with the protein MKVGIVIFNEVEVLDFAGPYEVFSKASKGNEKLFEVKTIGETGEIISARNGLKVLPDLSYQNEPISDILIVPGGYGAEEIEIKNPVMIEWLQSQENKVEILASVCTGALLLAEAGILDNKKATTHWMDYDRLEKEYPKVEVVRGVKFVDEGHILTSGGISAGINMSFYIIKRLFGAKVVKDLAKRMEYDIEI; encoded by the coding sequence ATGAAAGTTGGCATAGTTATCTTTAATGAGGTTGAAGTACTAGATTTCGCAGGACCTTACGAAGTGTTCTCGAAAGCCTCGAAAGGAAATGAAAAACTATTTGAGGTAAAGACTATTGGTGAAACTGGCGAAATAATCTCAGCCAGAAATGGATTAAAAGTATTACCAGATCTTAGTTATCAAAACGAGCCTATTTCTGATATTCTCATCGTCCCTGGAGGCTATGGAGCAGAAGAAATTGAGATTAAAAATCCCGTTATGATTGAATGGCTTCAATCACAGGAGAACAAGGTAGAAATTTTGGCTTCAGTTTGCACGGGCGCACTTCTTTTAGCTGAGGCAGGAATTTTAGACAATAAAAAAGCAACTACGCATTGGATGGACTACGATCGCTTAGAAAAAGAATATCCAAAAGTAGAAGTAGTTAGAGGAGTTAAATTTGTAGATGAAGGTCATATTCTAACATCTGGTGGGATTTCGGCTGGAATTAATATGTCCTTCTATATAATCAAGAGATTATTTGGGGCTAAAGTTGTCAAAGACTTAGCAAAAAGAATGGAATATGACATAGAAATTTAG